The Desulfuromonas sp. genomic sequence CTGCAACCGCGCCGGCGTCGATGTCGCCGATATCGTTCTCGAACAGCTCGCCTCCTCCAAGGCGGTCCTGTCTTCCGACGAGAAGGAGCTGGGCGTTGCCATGGTCGACATCGGCGGGGGGACGACGGACATCGCCATCTTCGTCGATGGCGCCATCAAGCACACCTCGGTCCTTTCCCTGGGGGGCAGCCACCTCACCAACGACATCGGGGTCGGGCTGAGAACTCCCATGGCCGAAGCCGAGAAGATCAAGCAGCAATACGGCTGCTGCCTGACCTCCATGGTCGGCAAGGACGAGACCATTGAGGTCCCCTCGGTCGGGGGGCGCGAGCCCCGGGTCCTCTCCCGGCAGCTGCTGGCGGAAATCCTGGAGCCGAGGGTGGAGGAGATCTTCTCCCTGGTGAACCGGGAGATCGTCAAGAGCGGCTTCGAGGACCTCATCGCCTCCGGGGTGGTGCTCACCGGGGGGTCCTGCATCCTGCCAGGGATGCCGGAGCTCGCCGAGCAGGTCTTCAACCTGCCCGTGCGCAGGGGAGTGCCCCGGGACATCGGCGGGCTGACCGACGTGGTCAACTCGCCGATCTACGCCACCGGGGTCGGCCTGGTCAAGTACGGCAGTAAGAACATGCAGACCAGCAACTTTTCCATCGGTCAGGAAAACGTGTTCGAGAAGGTCGTGCGCCGCATGAAGGAGTGGTTCGGCGAGTTTTTCTGAACGATGTCAGGAGGATCGCTCCCGGCTGCTTGAGGGGCGGGCGGGACATGGATTAACCAACGGAGAGTTTCAAACCAAAAGGAGAACGGGGGAGTCATGTTTGAATTGGAGGAAAGTTTGGACCAGATGGCCAAGATCAAGGTCATCGGCGTCGGCGGGGGCGGCAGCAACGCGGTAAACACGATGATCGTCTCCAACGTCGAGGGGGTCGATTTCTTTGTGGCGAACACCGACGCTCAGGCCCTTCGGTC encodes the following:
- the ftsA gene encoding cell division protein FtsA, giving the protein MSNKRDNLVVGLDIGTTKICAIVGNLTDEGLDIVGIGTSPSQGLRKGVVINIESTVEAVRKALREAELMAGCEIKSVFAGIAGGHIKGFNSQGVIAIKNREVANDDIRRVIDAAKAIAIPMDREVVHILPQEFIIDDQDGIKEPLGMSGVRLEAKVHIVTGAVASAQNIIKSCNRAGVDVADIVLEQLASSKAVLSSDEKELGVAMVDIGGGTTDIAIFVDGAIKHTSVLSLGGSHLTNDIGVGLRTPMAEAEKIKQQYGCCLTSMVGKDETIEVPSVGGREPRVLSRQLLAEILEPRVEEIFSLVNREIVKSGFEDLIASGVVLTGGSCILPGMPELAEQVFNLPVRRGVPRDIGGLTDVVNSPIYATGVGLVKYGSKNMQTSNFSIGQENVFEKVVRRMKEWFGEFF